The Clostridia bacterium sequence GGAGGCGGCGCGCCGGAGGGAACAGGCGGCGGGCGCGTGACGCATGGATTATATTTCAAGGTGTGAAGGAGGCGGGGCCATTGTTCGACCCATTCGGCGCACGGGATACGCTGCGGACGCGCTCCGGCGACGTCGTCATCTACCGTCTGAGCGCGCTTGAGAAGCAGGGGCTGACGTCGATCGACCGTCTTCCGTACTCGATCCGCGTCCTTTTGGAAAATGTGTTGCGGAACTGCGGCGGGCCGCTCGTCCGCGAAGCGGACGTGCGCGCACTCGCGAATTGGGGCGCCGCCGCGGGTGACGGCGAGATCCCGTTCCTCCCGGCGCGCGTGATCCTGCAGGACTTCACGGGCGTGCCGGCGGTGGTCGATCTCGCCGCCATGCGCGCCGCCGTGGCGGAGCGGGGAGGGTCTCCTGAGAAGATCAACCCGCTGATCCCGGCGGACCTGGTGATCGACCACTCGGTTCAGGTGGACATGTTCGGCAGCGCGGCCGCGTTCGCGTACAACGTGGAGCGCGAGTACGAGCGCAACTACGAGCGCTACAGCCTCTTGCGCTGGGCGCAGAAGGCCTTCCGGAACTTCACCGTCGTCCCGCCGGGCACGGGCATCGTGCACCAGGTCAACCTGGAGTACCTGGCCAAGGTGGTGCAGACGCGCGCGGAGGACGGGCGCACCGTCGCCTTCCCGGATTCCCTTGTCGGCACCGACTCGCACACCACGATGGTCAACGGCCTCGGCGTCCTGGGCTGGGGCGTCGGCGGGATCGAAGCGGAGGCCGTGATGCTGGGGGAGGCGTACAACATGCTCATCCCCGATGTCGTCGGCTTCCGCTTGACCGGCGAACTGCAGGAAGGCGCCACGGCCACGGACCTCGTGCTCACGGTGACCGAGATGCTGCGCAAGCACGGGGTCGTCGGCAAGTTTGTCGAGTTCTACGGGCCGGGCCTCAAGCATCTCGCGCTGGCGGACCGGGCCACCATCGCCAACATGGCGCCGGAATACGGCGCGACGATCGGCTTCTTCCCCGTCGATGAGCAGACGCTGTCGTATCTCCGCCTCACGGGGCGCAGCGAGGAGCTCGTCGACCTCGTGGAACGCTACTGCAAGGAGCAGGGGCTGTTCCGCTCGGACGAGGCGCCGGAACCGACGTACACGGAGACGCTGGAGCTCGACATGAGCACGGTGCGGCCGAGCCTGGCCGGGCCGAAGCGGCCTCAGGATCGCCTGGACCTCAGAGACGTGCGCGCCTCGTTCCACAAGGCGTTCGACGCGCAGATCGCCGAGCGCGAGGCGAAGTCCGCCCCCGCGGGCGGCGTCGCCGTGGCGACGCGCCGGAAGGTCGAGGACGGCGCGGTGGTGATCGCGGCGATCACCAGCTGCACGAACACGTCGAACCCGTCCGTCATGCTGGCCGCGGGTCTTCTGGCCAAGAAGGCGGTGGAGCGCGGCCTAAAGGTTCCCGATCACGTCAAGACGAGCCTCGCGCCGGGTTCGCGCGTGGTCACGGACTACCTCGAGGCGTCGGGGCTCCTTAAGTATCTCGAACAGCTCCGCTTCCACGTCGTCGGGTACGGCTGCACGACGTGCATCGGCAACAGCGGCATGCTCATCGAGGACGTGGCCAGGGAAGTCGAAGCGAACGACCTGGTCGTGGCGGCCGTGCTCAGCGGCAACCGGAACTTCGAGGGCCGCATCAACCCGCAGGTCAAGGCCAACTATCTCGCCTCGCCGCCGCTCGTCGTCGCGTACGCGCTCGCGGGCACGGTGGACATCGACCTGACCCGGGAGCCGCTCGGCGTGGACGCCCAGGGACAGCCCGTCCATCTCCGCGACATCTGGCCGTCCCAGGAGGAGATCCGCGACGCGATCGAAACCTCCGTGAGCGCCGAGATGTTCAAGAAGCACTACGCCCATGTGTTTGACGGCGACGAACGCTGGCGCCGCTTGCCGGTTCCGGACGGCGATCTCTACGACTGGGCGGACACGTCGACGTACATCCGCCGGCCGCCGTTCTTTGACGATCTTCCGGAGGAGGCGCCGCCGCTGCGGGACATCCGCGGCGCGAGGGTTCTGGCGCTGCTCGGCGATTCCATCACCACGGACCACATCTCGCCGGCGGGCGCGATCGCCAAGGACAGCCCGGCGGGGCGGTACCTCATGGAACGTGGCGTGGAGCCGCGCGACTTCAACACCTACGGCGCCCGCCGCGGCAACCACGAGGTGATGGTGCGGGGCACGTTCGCCAACATCCGGCTGCGCAACCGCCTGGCGCCCGGCAAGGAGGGTGGCTGGACCACCTACATCCCGACCGGCGAAGTGATGACGATCTACGACGCGTCCGTCAAGTACCGCGAGGCGGGCATCCCGCTCATCGTGATCGCCGGCAAGGAGTACGGCACGGGCAGCTCGCGCGACTGGGCGGCGAAAGGGCCGCAGCTTCTCGGCGTGCGCGCCGTGCTGGCGGAGAGCTTCGAGCGCATCCACCGCAGCAACCTCGTCGGCATGGGCATCCTGCCGCTGCAGTTCAAGGACGGCGAGTCGGCCGCGTCGCTGGGCCTGGACGGCTTCGAGACGTACGACATCGAAGGGCTGGAGCGGCTGGCCCCGCGCGCCGAGGTCACGGTGAAGGCGACGAAGCCGGACGGCCGCGTCGTGACCTTCCA is a genomic window containing:
- the acnA gene encoding aconitate hydratase AcnA, translating into MFDPFGARDTLRTRSGDVVIYRLSALEKQGLTSIDRLPYSIRVLLENVLRNCGGPLVREADVRALANWGAAAGDGEIPFLPARVILQDFTGVPAVVDLAAMRAAVAERGGSPEKINPLIPADLVIDHSVQVDMFGSAAAFAYNVEREYERNYERYSLLRWAQKAFRNFTVVPPGTGIVHQVNLEYLAKVVQTRAEDGRTVAFPDSLVGTDSHTTMVNGLGVLGWGVGGIEAEAVMLGEAYNMLIPDVVGFRLTGELQEGATATDLVLTVTEMLRKHGVVGKFVEFYGPGLKHLALADRATIANMAPEYGATIGFFPVDEQTLSYLRLTGRSEELVDLVERYCKEQGLFRSDEAPEPTYTETLELDMSTVRPSLAGPKRPQDRLDLRDVRASFHKAFDAQIAEREAKSAPAGGVAVATRRKVEDGAVVIAAITSCTNTSNPSVMLAAGLLAKKAVERGLKVPDHVKTSLAPGSRVVTDYLEASGLLKYLEQLRFHVVGYGCTTCIGNSGMLIEDVAREVEANDLVVAAVLSGNRNFEGRINPQVKANYLASPPLVVAYALAGTVDIDLTREPLGVDAQGQPVHLRDIWPSQEEIRDAIETSVSAEMFKKHYAHVFDGDERWRRLPVPDGDLYDWADTSTYIRRPPFFDDLPEEAPPLRDIRGARVLALLGDSITTDHISPAGAIAKDSPAGRYLMERGVEPRDFNTYGARRGNHEVMVRGTFANIRLRNRLAPGKEGGWTTYIPTGEVMTIYDASVKYREAGIPLIVIAGKEYGTGSSRDWAAKGPQLLGVRAVLAESFERIHRSNLVGMGILPLQFKDGESAASLGLDGFETYDIEGLERLAPRAEVTVKATKPDGRVVTFQAIARLDTPVDVEYYRNGGILQTVLRRMLNATA